TTGTTTCTTTCAAGTATcagatttttttggattttgagaTTAGACCTTTTTGAATATTACAAATTTATGTTGGCTTATGTGCGACCTGTGGCCCACGCCTCCTATTTGTTCAGGGCGGGCGGCGTGAACTCTGATTCAATCCGGGTATTCAATCCCGCCGTTGAGATGCTCAGTTGACTCCTTAAACTTGATAGGAAGATGGCTTATTCAAAAATTTGTGCATAAGGCCAGAGTAAGGAACTTTGGATGAACTAATGCGAATAGGTGGGTTTTGAATTGGGTCTTCCCGGATTTAGATGGTTTGGTTCTGATGTATAAGGACCTAGAATATCCAAATAACCAATGTACAGTGTCTGAAACGAGTTCGGAATATTCGTccaataataattatattatccGATTAAATCCAGTAATTAGTTATATGTCAGCGTAtctaaaatatatgatattaatCAGAAAAGTAAATATCAATTTATGAAAATGTAAGAACTAATACCTGCATGGACGAGCAAATCTTTTTGTTAGTGAACGAACTCTTTGGAAgtacattaatatattattttactatgagtaaacaaatgaatatttttgaaattacatAAGACATGATTAGTCAAAAAAACTATAAGAAATTAGAATAgtttatgatataaaattaattttggcCAATCAATTAGAATTAAAGATGTCTTCTTGTTAATCAAATTtcgtgaacaaaaaaaaactttgttagTTCGGTTGAATCTTACTTAACCGAGCGCCAGGAAAAAACAGATTAAAGAATCACAAAGCAAGAAAGAAAGCTTTTTGCGCTGCTCATCATCGTCAATGGCGTCGAAGGGTTCGTTGATGGCGTCAAGGTTGTTATCGCTACCAGAGGAACTACAACAAGAAATAATCTGCAAAACTCCTATGGAAACTCTGATACAATCAAAACCACTATGCAATCAATGTCTTCGAGATTGGATACAAATCTCACGATGATAGTTACATGATTTTGAAGGTTTCCGATAGCCGGTTTAAGTTTCTTGATGGTGAAACACTGGTTGAGATCTATGAGTTCAAAAAAGATTCATGGATGActtaatttaaacaaaacacaaaaaccagactcaaaaatataaataataaacattttaccCAATATTTTTTGGGTTTCACTCAGTAAACTTACTAACTAAATCACCTTGATCCATTTGAACAAATGTTGTACACCATAACTAATGTATTCTCCAATTTTcactttaaataaaaaaatatctcaaCTTTCCATACAACTAAAAGATAGGTCTAAGGGAAAAATCAATAGAAGTTTATTCATATTTACTGTAGGCTAAATGTATTTCATCCATCGCATGGATCAATGTATCGTCTTCCATTGATTTGTTTTGCATGGATTCAAACATTCCAATAATGTCACAAAAATTTGTTATCATGCCAATAGAGATGAAACACATAATAAtagtaaatttgtatttttatagtttCTCCATATAACTTTTTTGAtacttataattatttatatatcgtTTCTAAAAGAATAAACCACTATGATCCGGTAATAAAAACATTGAAGGTAACAtaactttgtcagaagcttgattgcTTTGGAGGTAGCAAATGTTTAAGGTTTTAGTATCTAGTACTAACTTTATGTTTCTGCTGCTATACTTGTGCTTCAAAATCATTAGTTTTGtaatgatttttttggtttcacCTTATATATAGTTGGTGTAATTCAAAAACTGTGCAGGTGGATATAATTTCTGAGAGTACTGGTCTCGATTTATGTCGGgtcacataattttttttcagctGCATAGCtgtgttttcttttaataaaaacaaataaatataatctgGAACGAGCTATATAGATAATTCTCTATTATGTTTTTGTATTGCACAAGTCCTCACATTTGATTTGCATAAACATAGCCTTTGCAAGAAGAATGAAAAGAATATGCTtagtgattttatattttatcatttcttTCAAGTTGTGGTTTTATTTGAAACTTAAAATGATATATgtgatttaatagtatagatatttattGAAGAACTAATGTAGTAACAATATGAATTGCcgtttttaaattgaaaataagtttccattattatatatttgaatatcttCAAACTAATGAAAAGAATATTCTGCTTgattttgaaaacaaacaaaaagctaTTCTGTAGTAATTCACGAATCAATTCGGTTTATAAATACAAGAGTACAAACATACATTGCAAACAGTGAATGTACAATGTTCAAGCATGTCTCCAATGTATATATGATACATGTACTGAGTCAGAGATGTCAATCCTTGAGGAAAGGAAGACGAGTCACTGTATTTCCCATGCTATCATCTCCTGCTTTCTTTGGAGACAACATTTTTTTGGTGGATCTTCGAGGAAGTATCTGAAGACGAGGGTTAAGGTGAGTGCCGAGATTCTCCACCGCGAGTTGATAACTCTCTACCAGCTCTAGCTGTCGGACTATTATGTCTGACCGTCTAGGAAGAAGCTCCACCGGTTCACCTCCTGGGATGACAATGTATTCTATTGCTAGACGGACCTCCTGCATTTCAGAAACAGAGATATTATCAAAAAGTATTCTCATAAGTGTTGGAACCCTATTGAGCCTTTTGTAACATGAGACTGTATGAATCATAGTAAGAGATGGTAGTTTTACCTCGAGGGCATCAAGTTCTTCTAAACTGGGGTTGCTCTCTGGAGTATCATCGTTGATCTCTATATCATCAACAGAAGACTTCTTTACGGTTATGGGGGCTGAGCCAAACGATTCTCTCCCAAGGATCATTCGGACTGCCTTGACCATCTGAGCCATTGTAGTTGACTGCAATGTATAAACAGGAAGAAAGAAATGAATCAAACTAATGAAACAGAGTAACGCTGATTCGCTaaatcatcattatcatcagtCACATAAGAAGAAGGATACCTTGATGACAAATATTGGCAGCTTGTGTAATTTGGCAACACGGCGGATCGAGGGATTCTGTTTCAATTCGGAACTTGAGGCTAGAATGACATCTGCTTCTCCAACGTCATCTGTCACTTCTATGTCGTCTTCTAGTCCCATCACTTCGGCTACTTGAAGGAGATCGGCTTCAGCGACCTACATGACAGTAAGATAGTTGGTATCTTTGGCTCTTTAAGATCAAGATTATTTTCCAAGGAGGGGTTCCTTACATTGTAAGTATAAACATGAACAGGTGAACTTCTTTGGCTCACGGATATGTTTCTGCTAGCCTTCTTATACCGAGTGGGAAGAAAATCTTCCTCTTCGTCGTCAGAGAGCACTTCACTTGCAAAATCTATGTTGAGCAACGGTGCAGGCTCCACTTCAAGGCTCTCCAGAGGAATGGGAGTCACTAGCTTATGAGGAGAATCGTCTTCGCCACGGATTTGACGGATCTCACATGGAGCGGACTTCcctataataacaaaaaaagtttgttcAGTTTCGCTATGAAGGAGGAAACTGTTTTAAAGTTAACTCACCAGCTAGTATAGCATCAACAGTGACATCTAGCCTTTGATGAACACGGCACTCGGTTCTCGAAATCATCTCTACAGCACAAGTAAACGTTGGTGGTCCTTTTCTTTCGAGAATTGTCTTCTGCACTTTTCGTTTCCTTGCTTCTTCATCACCAAGAGTCACactctgtttaaaaaaaatactcaagtCAATGTCGACTCTTATAacaagaaagcaaaaaaaaaagaaagaagcaaaGTTGTAGGGTCTAAGGTCACAACCTCAATACCACCAATAAGGATCTGCAAAGAAGGATTCTTGATAATGTTGTCAATAGTCATCCCATGAGCAGTTGCAACAAGCTGGACTCCTCGCTGAGCAATAGTGCTAGCAGCTAATGCCTCAAGCTCTGTTCCTATCTCATCTATGATGATGGTCTCAGGCATGTGATTCTCAACCGCCTCAATCATAACCTGTTGTGAGAGATTAAGATTCTTTTCATTCCATCTCACAACATATACTTTTATCACAAACGTCAATAGTTAATAGAACGTACATCGTGCTGCAAATTCACATTAGGAACTTGCATCCGCCTAGCACGGCCTATTCCAGAATGAGGAACGTCACCGTCACCACCAATCTCATTGGATGTGTCGACAATCACCACACGTTTCCTGTGCTCATCAGCTAACATCCGTGCGATCTCTCTGTAACATAACAATCGCATTAGGTGAACATCATTCATTACATTAAAGTTCATTAATAAACAAACGTACCTGATTAAAGTTGTTTTGCCAACTCCAGGAGAACCAATGACCAAGATTGATCCTCCTCCCTCTATCAAGTCTCTTATAATCTCTGCACTTCCAGACACAGCTCGACCCACTCTACATGTTAGACCAATGATTTGCAGTTTCCGGTTACGTATAGCGCTTATACGATGCAACGATCTGTTAATCCCCGAACGGTTATCATCCGAGAAATCACCAAcctaaaattcaaaacatatatcttCTCATCAGCTCAAATTttattacaaagaaaaaacgTTTCAAGCAGTATGAGCTGTCACTGTAATATCATAAGCAAAAGTAGTTAAAAAGCTAAAATATTTGATAAGTGAGTTTGCGTGTGATAAGAGATCAAAGACACACACACCTTTGATACGGCAAGCTTCAGATCTTGCTGTGTGACAGGCATCTCTGAGATCACCCAATCGCCGGAAGGGAATCGAGCGAGTGGCTTTCTCCCTAAATCCATCACCACCTCTATCAATTCCCCGATCGCCTCGTGCTTGACGAGCTCTTTCCTCGTCGCCG
This region of Brassica napus cultivar Da-Ae chromosome C5, Da-Ae, whole genome shotgun sequence genomic DNA includes:
- the BNAC05G42690D gene encoding protein SEEDLING PLASTID DEVELOPMENT 1 — encoded protein: MRALNSRLVLIDINSSWQASRRLISATATALSSDSSSSFRRTRGARQRIASSKSPSPSPASPVRRPSDGFNFNVQLPSADSESSSSRKTPPSPPPSVELDAFLEIFPPATRKELVKHEAIGELIEVVMDLGRKPLARFPSGDWVISEMPVTQQDLKLAVSKVGDFSDDNRSGINRSLHRISAIRNRKLQIIGLTCRVGRAVSGSAEIIRDLIEGGGSILVIGSPGVGKTTLIREIARMLADEHRKRVVIVDTSNEIGGDGDVPHSGIGRARRMQVPNVNLQHDVMIEAVENHMPETIIIDEIGTELEALAASTIAQRGVQLVATAHGMTIDNIIKNPSLQILIGGIESVTLGDEEARKRKVQKTILERKGPPTFTCAVEMISRTECRVHQRLDVTVDAILAGKSAPCEIRQIRGEDDSPHKLVTPIPLESLEVEPAPLLNIDFASEVLSDDEEEDFLPTRYKKASRNISVSQRSSPVHVYTYNVAEADLLQVAEVMGLEDDIEVTDDVGEADVILASSSELKQNPSIRRVAKLHKLPIFVIKSTTMAQMVKAVRMILGRESFGSAPITVKKSSVDDIEINDDTPESNPSLEELDALEEVRLAIEYIVIPGGEPVELLPRRSDIIVRQLELVESYQLAVENLGTHLNPRLQILPRRSTKKMLSPKKAGDDSMGNTVTRLPFLKD